The following proteins are co-located in the Streptomyces sp. NBC_00435 genome:
- a CDS encoding phytoene desaturase family protein has protein sequence MSPDAVIVGTGPNGLAAGVTLARAGLSVELYEAAPTIGGGLRTESLFDGDVVHDICSAVHPMAVASPFFKAFDLTARNVEMLHAPASYAHPLTEGAAAIAYRDLATTCTNLGSDGPRWQRLMKPLLEHSDAIVELLLSGPGSFPRDLAAPLLLARRILAHGTRLHAGQFATPQARALLTGVAAHSVGPLPSLAAGTVAMLLGHLAHRGGWPVPLGGSSTIAAAMADDITAHGGIFHTGCMISDLRELPPAKAILLDISPTALARIAAGRLPRPYLRALARFRYGPGAAKADFLLSEPVPWTDPNIKQATTVHLGGTRTQILRSENSTAAGLLAEEPFVLVVDPAVADPGRVRPGKRPLWAYAHVPNGDTTDPVELITAQIEKYAPGFRSTVIAHRGISAARYEAYNPNYVGGDIGTGAVTLRQSIFRPIPRMNPHLVPLPGVYLCSAATPPGPGVHGMSGYRAALQALRHEFDIKRPPLLGPTAKQHEHHRALAHVEQPQPRPPLLSPQ, from the coding sequence ATGTCTCCCGACGCCGTGATCGTCGGCACCGGACCCAATGGCCTCGCCGCCGGCGTCACCCTGGCCCGCGCCGGACTCTCAGTGGAACTGTACGAGGCGGCACCAACCATCGGAGGGGGACTGCGCACCGAGTCGCTCTTCGACGGCGACGTCGTCCACGACATCTGCTCCGCAGTTCACCCCATGGCCGTGGCCTCACCATTCTTCAAGGCGTTCGACCTCACCGCGCGCAACGTGGAGATGCTTCACGCTCCCGCCAGCTACGCACACCCCCTGACCGAAGGGGCTGCCGCAATCGCCTACCGCGATCTGGCCACCACCTGCACCAACCTCGGGTCCGACGGCCCCCGCTGGCAGCGCCTCATGAAACCCCTACTCGAACACTCCGACGCCATCGTCGAGCTTCTGCTGTCCGGGCCCGGCTCGTTCCCTCGTGATCTCGCCGCTCCGCTGCTCCTGGCCCGCCGGATTCTCGCGCACGGAACCCGCCTGCACGCCGGGCAGTTCGCGACACCACAGGCACGCGCCCTGCTCACCGGGGTTGCCGCACACTCCGTGGGGCCCTTGCCCTCGCTCGCCGCCGGCACGGTCGCCATGTTGCTGGGCCACTTGGCCCACAGAGGCGGCTGGCCGGTACCCCTGGGTGGCAGCAGCACCATCGCCGCAGCGATGGCAGACGACATCACCGCGCACGGCGGGATTTTCCACACCGGCTGCATGATCTCCGATCTCAGAGAGCTTCCCCCCGCCAAGGCCATACTGCTGGACATCAGCCCCACGGCACTCGCCCGCATCGCCGCCGGGCGCCTCCCGCGCCCGTACCTGCGTGCGCTGGCCCGATTCCGCTACGGACCCGGCGCTGCCAAGGCCGACTTCCTCCTTTCCGAACCCGTGCCGTGGACCGACCCGAACATCAAGCAAGCGACCACCGTCCACCTGGGCGGCACACGGACACAGATCCTTCGCAGCGAGAACTCCACCGCCGCCGGCCTGCTGGCAGAAGAACCGTTCGTACTCGTCGTCGACCCTGCCGTCGCCGACCCCGGCCGCGTCCGTCCCGGCAAGCGGCCCCTTTGGGCCTACGCCCACGTCCCCAACGGGGACACCACCGACCCGGTCGAACTGATCACGGCCCAGATCGAGAAGTACGCGCCCGGATTCCGTAGCACCGTCATCGCCCACCGTGGCATCTCCGCAGCCCGGTACGAGGCGTACAACCCGAACTACGTCGGCGGGGACATCGGCACCGGTGCGGTAACCCTGCGCCAGTCCATCTTCCGCCCAATACCCCGGATGAACCCGCACCTCGTACCCCTGCCCGGCGTGTACCTGTGCTCGGCCGCGACACCCCCGGGCCCCGGTGTACACGGCATGTCCGGCTATCGCGCCGCCCTCCAAGCACTGCGGCACGAGTTCGACATCAAGCGTCCTCCCCTGCTGGGGCCAACAGCAAAGCAACACGAACACCATCGGGCTCTCGCCCACGTCGAACAACCGCAGCCGCGCCCCCCGTTACTGTCTCCGCAATGA
- a CDS encoding carbonic anhydrase: MTGDDERGAPMGRRRLIRAALTGVVAVAAGLVSDTSATSTATRGDGKGPRAGTPKSALRELVAGNVRWRSFRASNPDRTRAVRQTLVAGQHPFAVVLGCVDSRVPPELVFDQGLGDLLTVRSAGPVLDEVVLASVTYGVLELGIPLVVVLGHQSCGAVTAAVEAAQAGHTLPGHMQYLADQIRPAIDQTLQGSARVDAAITANVRLVRSRLAAEPDLAPKLMAGGLAVVGARYELTSQRVDQIH, encoded by the coding sequence ATGACAGGTGATGATGAACGCGGTGCACCGATGGGGCGGCGCAGGCTCATCCGGGCCGCGCTGACGGGGGTGGTGGCCGTGGCCGCCGGGCTGGTGTCCGACACCAGCGCGACGTCCACCGCCACCCGCGGCGATGGAAAGGGCCCGCGGGCCGGGACTCCCAAGTCAGCGCTGCGGGAACTGGTGGCAGGGAACGTTCGCTGGCGCTCGTTCCGTGCGAGCAATCCGGACCGGACCCGGGCCGTGCGGCAGACCCTGGTGGCCGGACAGCATCCCTTCGCCGTGGTCCTGGGCTGCGTCGATTCCCGGGTTCCGCCGGAGCTGGTCTTCGATCAGGGCTTGGGTGATCTCCTGACGGTGCGCTCGGCGGGTCCCGTTTTGGACGAGGTGGTCCTGGCCAGCGTCACCTACGGGGTGCTGGAGTTAGGCATCCCGCTCGTCGTCGTCCTGGGGCACCAGTCGTGCGGTGCCGTCACCGCCGCCGTCGAAGCGGCTCAGGCCGGGCACACGCTGCCCGGTCACATGCAGTACCTGGCAGACCAGATCCGTCCAGCGATCGACCAGACCCTGCAAGGGTCGGCAAGGGTGGATGCGGCCATCACCGCAAACGTGCGGCTGGTCCGCTCGCGCCTGGCCGCCGAGCCCGATCTCGCGCCCAAGCTCATGGCGGGTGGACTGGCCGTGGTCGGGGCCCGGTACGAACTGACCAGCCAACGTGTCGACCAGATCCATTGA
- a CDS encoding PucR family transcriptional regulator: protein MAGISDAFLARLDTHVSAMAERLLAEIEHYQNVPPEDLRRSLRHNTAFTLAYLTGSENTIDLSGPTATGRLRAAQEVPLPEVLRAYTLGFIYTWEQLLAEAIRSGPQAQTALLHAATGYWEVSDAYSQALTASYRDALAERLVETDRRRSALVAALVDGPPPGDGTVWEIAHMLDFPYQGTFLVVTAEVQVTGTPPLPGLDAKCRALDTGTAWRAQPGHEMGVLSCPNRDAVSQILEAVRATTNGRVGVSPAYDRLDQTPRALRYAQVALESLPAGTVAVRQLDDTPLTEMVMTNLETTRRAVNRILGGVLSLPESDRNTLLATARAWLDANGSAAEASRTLYCHQNTVRYRMHRLEEYLRGPLDDPKVIAELAIAVDAVGTFPTLLDRNLVSEPVPSGAS, encoded by the coding sequence GTGGCCGGCATCTCGGATGCATTCCTCGCCAGGCTCGACACGCATGTGTCGGCCATGGCCGAACGGCTCCTGGCCGAGATCGAGCACTACCAGAACGTGCCGCCGGAAGACCTGCGCAGGTCACTACGGCACAACACCGCCTTCACCCTCGCCTACCTCACCGGCTCAGAAAATACGATCGACCTCTCCGGGCCGACGGCAACCGGCCGGCTCCGGGCCGCCCAGGAAGTGCCACTGCCGGAGGTGCTGCGCGCCTACACACTCGGGTTCATCTACACCTGGGAGCAGCTGCTCGCCGAAGCCATACGGTCCGGCCCGCAGGCCCAGACCGCGCTCCTGCACGCCGCCACCGGCTACTGGGAGGTGTCAGACGCATACTCCCAGGCCCTGACAGCCTCCTACCGGGACGCCCTCGCCGAGCGCCTGGTCGAGACTGACCGCCGCCGCTCGGCCCTGGTAGCAGCACTCGTCGACGGGCCGCCACCGGGCGACGGCACGGTCTGGGAGATCGCCCACATGCTCGACTTTCCCTATCAGGGAACCTTCCTCGTCGTGACAGCCGAGGTCCAGGTGACCGGCACCCCACCCCTGCCAGGACTGGACGCCAAGTGCCGGGCCCTCGACACCGGAACGGCATGGCGTGCACAACCCGGCCACGAGATGGGCGTGCTCTCCTGCCCCAATCGGGACGCTGTCTCGCAAATCCTCGAGGCGGTCCGGGCCACCACAAACGGGCGGGTGGGAGTCAGTCCTGCCTATGACCGACTCGACCAGACACCCCGCGCACTGCGCTACGCCCAGGTCGCGCTCGAATCCCTGCCCGCGGGCACCGTGGCGGTACGCCAGCTCGACGACACGCCGCTGACCGAGATGGTGATGACCAACCTGGAGACGACCCGACGCGCCGTCAACCGCATCCTCGGCGGAGTACTGTCCCTGCCCGAGAGTGACCGCAACACGCTCCTCGCCACCGCCCGCGCCTGGCTCGACGCCAACGGATCGGCGGCCGAGGCGAGCCGCACGCTCTACTGCCACCAGAACACCGTGCGCTACCGGATGCACCGCCTGGAAGAGTACCTGCGAGGCCCGCTCGACGACCCCAAAGTCATCGCCGAACTCGCCATCGCCGTCGACGCCGTCGGCACCTTTCCGACGCTCCTGGACCGCAACCTCGTGTCAGAGCCGGTGCCCAGTGGCGCATCGTGA
- a CDS encoding AMP-binding protein, with product MSNLATNLKDAAGQYPQRPAIRAGAHTLTYGDLDELSARVAGGLLAHGVRPGDRVGLVLPAVAAFPVLYYGVLRIGAVVVTVDPGLGFRTVRRRLRESGVRLVFASHDPTARAAHDAGPVRVPIGSDILTQLAFWPQHFDVAQRADEDIAVVHHPAGASGSLTPTELSHGAMRADAFTAAISLLDLAPDATLASALPVSHPAGQSCGLNATILAGACLTLLPGTGHPAAAAPNPPSTAERPDNNVAHGQAPLLGGDRGRQGTSHGILAADRRTPPVPQYSLVAHAKALVGNAGHPYVVTTLGRRP from the coding sequence TTGAGCAACCTTGCGACCAACCTGAAGGACGCTGCCGGGCAGTACCCGCAGCGTCCGGCGATCCGGGCCGGCGCGCACACGCTGACTTACGGCGACCTGGATGAACTCAGTGCGCGGGTCGCTGGCGGGCTACTCGCCCACGGCGTGCGGCCCGGCGACCGGGTGGGACTCGTACTGCCCGCTGTCGCGGCCTTCCCGGTGCTCTACTACGGTGTCCTGCGGATTGGCGCGGTGGTCGTCACGGTGGACCCGGGACTCGGCTTCCGCACGGTGCGCCGTCGCCTTCGCGAGTCCGGAGTTCGGCTGGTCTTCGCCTCGCACGACCCCACGGCCCGGGCGGCGCACGACGCCGGTCCCGTGCGGGTTCCTATCGGGTCGGACATCTTGACCCAACTCGCTTTTTGGCCCCAGCACTTCGACGTCGCACAAAGGGCAGACGAGGACATCGCCGTCGTGCACCATCCTGCGGGCGCGAGCGGCTCCTTGACGCCTACCGAGCTGAGTCACGGCGCGATGCGTGCGGACGCCTTCACCGCGGCGATCTCGCTGCTCGACCTGGCACCGGACGCCACCCTCGCCAGCGCCCTGCCGGTGAGCCACCCCGCCGGGCAGAGCTGTGGGCTCAACGCGACGATCCTCGCCGGGGCATGCCTGACCCTGCTGCCGGGCACAGGGCACCCGGCAGCCGCCGCACCCAACCCGCCAAGTACCGCGGAACGACCGGACAACAATGTGGCGCACGGGCAGGCTCCGCTCCTCGGCGGTGACCGAGGCCGGCAGGGCACCTCCCACGGCATCCTCGCCGCCGACCGCAGGACGCCACCTGTCCCCCAGTACAGTCTCGTCGCCCACGCAAAAGCGCTTGTGGGGAACGCGGGGCACCCGTACGTCGTCACAACGCTCGGGCGGCGGCCGTGA
- a CDS encoding SsgA family sporulation/cell division regulator, with the protein MTYQDPTRVPANRAASVSCIVPVLLEAVGSDLTVLVPSFLWYDVGEPYAIHMDIFTGHGEPITWLFARDLLRTGLREPAGQGDVTIRTNRRERPGHVLITLTGERSSALMRARPSEIEYFLRQTDDLVPPGTEHQHLDLDILVGQLLGRPAPRPPDRKRA; encoded by the coding sequence GTGACCTACCAGGACCCCACCCGCGTGCCAGCAAACCGGGCCGCGAGCGTGTCGTGCATCGTGCCGGTCCTGCTGGAAGCGGTCGGCAGCGATCTCACCGTTCTCGTCCCGAGCTTCCTGTGGTACGACGTCGGCGAGCCGTACGCCATCCACATGGACATCTTCACCGGCCACGGTGAACCGATCACCTGGCTCTTCGCCCGCGACCTCCTACGCACCGGCCTTCGCGAGCCCGCCGGCCAAGGAGACGTCACCATCCGTACCAACAGGCGCGAGCGGCCCGGCCACGTCTTGATCACCCTCACCGGCGAGCGATCGTCGGCCCTGATGCGCGCCCGGCCGTCCGAAATCGAGTACTTTCTGCGACAGACCGACGACCTCGTCCCACCCGGGACCGAGCACCAACACCTCGACTTGGACATTCTCGTCGGTCAGCTCCTGGGGCGTCCGGCCCCGCGTCCCCCCGACCGAAAGCGCGCCTGA
- a CDS encoding ATP-binding protein encodes MLYGPSGSGTTAVALRLGALCHGLFPDGQFYVDLRDGAGEIGPSPAAVLLRLLRRMGVEPERIPPTESGREELYRRLLSGRRAMVVVDHASSAAQVRGLVPSTPEVFLLVVVSGQPFVWEAEHVEVPPLNDRYARKMLTKVAGRENIARVKRRMPDVLAHCAGNPFALKTTAMRLQAGDIDLGLGLGQGSDHAGPPTVTSGRHPVRDTAQLACDRVRASTARLCRLTALGGWPSVNARLAAAAAGVTEEEAVRMLAEAVDAQLLEPMTDGRHRFRPEVQRYLADTAAVEHGIPACSAAIARTLEVLLNRAAHAAHAALPQSWRTEPAPAHGEAYRDEAEGVAALAEELDNLVHAVSVAVEYQHIGTALRLGRALWPLQLKSGYWDEVLPALRAAARSADDHQPLSRMAGALHFQLAHCLGELGHADDADVQARAALACESAAGHLRGEASSTELRGLLYLHRWLGDEAYEQFVEAEGLYNQIAPGEEGGQDVPRALALAWRHQGRALRMMGRLEESRDLLERAGDFFKQEGEAYNQARALTDLAETLHAAGENAEALLRIADAERLLDPSATPHLGYLAGLRLRCEVNG; translated from the coding sequence ATGCTGTACGGGCCGTCGGGGAGCGGCACCACCGCCGTCGCCCTGCGGCTGGGTGCCCTCTGCCACGGGCTGTTCCCCGACGGCCAGTTCTATGTGGATCTCCGCGACGGAGCCGGGGAGATCGGACCGTCCCCAGCCGCTGTCCTCCTGCGCCTGCTCCGCAGGATGGGCGTTGAGCCCGAACGGATCCCGCCGACTGAGTCGGGGAGGGAAGAGCTCTACCGGCGGCTCCTTTCCGGCCGCAGGGCAATGGTGGTGGTCGACCACGCTTCTTCCGCCGCGCAGGTCCGTGGACTCGTTCCGTCGACGCCGGAGGTGTTCCTGCTGGTGGTCGTTTCCGGCCAACCCTTCGTATGGGAGGCGGAGCATGTCGAGGTACCCCCGCTGAACGACCGATACGCGCGGAAGATGCTGACGAAGGTCGCCGGACGGGAGAACATCGCGCGTGTGAAGCGGCGCATGCCGGACGTGCTCGCCCACTGCGCCGGAAACCCCTTCGCTCTGAAGACGACGGCTATGCGTCTGCAGGCCGGCGACATCGACCTGGGTCTGGGCTTGGGTCAGGGAAGTGACCATGCCGGCCCGCCGACGGTGACGTCCGGGCGGCATCCCGTACGCGACACGGCCCAGCTCGCTTGCGACCGGGTCCGGGCGAGTACGGCCCGGCTCTGCCGACTGACGGCACTGGGAGGCTGGCCGTCCGTCAACGCCCGCCTCGCGGCGGCCGCCGCAGGGGTCACGGAGGAGGAGGCCGTCCGGATGCTGGCCGAAGCCGTGGACGCCCAGCTGCTGGAGCCAATGACCGACGGCCGCCATCGGTTCCGGCCCGAAGTGCAGCGGTATCTGGCGGACACGGCCGCCGTGGAGCACGGGATCCCGGCGTGCTCCGCCGCCATCGCCCGGACGCTCGAGGTCCTGCTCAACCGGGCCGCGCACGCCGCGCACGCCGCCCTGCCGCAGAGCTGGCGGACCGAGCCGGCGCCCGCACACGGAGAGGCGTACCGCGATGAAGCGGAGGGCGTGGCAGCGCTCGCCGAAGAGTTGGACAACCTGGTGCACGCCGTCTCCGTGGCAGTGGAGTACCAGCACATCGGCACGGCGCTGCGCCTGGGACGTGCCCTGTGGCCCCTCCAGCTCAAGAGCGGCTACTGGGACGAGGTGCTGCCCGCGCTGCGGGCCGCGGCCCGCAGCGCAGACGATCACCAGCCACTGTCCCGGATGGCCGGGGCGCTGCACTTCCAGCTCGCCCACTGCCTGGGAGAGCTCGGACATGCTGATGACGCGGACGTCCAGGCGCGGGCCGCTCTCGCATGCGAGAGCGCGGCCGGACATCTCCGGGGGGAGGCATCGTCCACGGAGCTGAGGGGCCTGCTGTACCTGCACCGGTGGTTGGGGGACGAGGCGTACGAGCAATTCGTAGAAGCGGAGGGTCTCTACAACCAGATCGCCCCTGGTGAGGAAGGTGGCCAGGATGTTCCGCGGGCCCTTGCGCTGGCCTGGCGCCACCAAGGCCGTGCCCTGCGGATGATGGGTCGACTCGAGGAGTCCCGTGACCTGCTGGAGCGGGCCGGGGACTTCTTCAAGCAAGAGGGCGAGGCCTACAACCAGGCACGTGCCCTCACCGACCTGGCGGAGACACTTCACGCCGCAGGCGAGAACGCCGAGGCACTGCTGAGGATCGCCGATGCAGAGCGGCTGCTCGATCCGTCCGCGACCCCTCACCTCGGATACCTGGCCGGGCTGCGCCTTCGGTGTGAGGTCAACGGGTAG